In the Candidatus Electrothrix sp. GW3-4 genome, one interval contains:
- the cas1 gene encoding CRISPR-associated endonuclease Cas1, which yields MIFVIDRRKSTLRYKEGVLELQEKGRKPQQIPLNPLEQVVIYGNPLVETTVWRVLGEAGVPVVILPDRRRPAAVLGSGLAVRLPLRRLQHQLAADSTTRLETAKWFVSEKMSRYVLPLHAFVGLWPEAAPACAQFADKVLRAQEQVNAVDSLQTLLGVEGHVAQAWFALLAQYLPEELRFTGRNRRPPRDPVNSLLSLGYTLLLSEVRQAVLRAGFDPSLGFLHQDYPGRESLALDFSELFRAGVDHFVLNWLHDTALDKAPFYYRKDEGCRLSKTTRPLFFTAWAEYREQWPRPDQSGEEEEDEELSTTPLRELLNGQTARFGAFMKQQGEKRGLNYDDSPA from the coding sequence ATGATTTTTGTTATTGATCGTCGAAAAAGCACCCTGCGCTATAAGGAGGGTGTACTGGAGCTGCAAGAGAAGGGGAGAAAGCCCCAGCAGATTCCTTTGAATCCTTTGGAGCAGGTGGTGATTTACGGCAACCCTCTGGTGGAAACCACGGTATGGCGGGTGTTAGGTGAAGCCGGAGTTCCGGTTGTTATTCTCCCGGACCGGAGAAGACCGGCTGCTGTGCTGGGCAGCGGCCTGGCTGTACGTTTGCCGTTGCGCAGGTTGCAACATCAGCTGGCAGCGGATTCGACAACGCGTCTGGAAACGGCAAAGTGGTTTGTCTCGGAAAAAATGAGCAGGTATGTCTTGCCGCTCCATGCTTTTGTCGGCCTGTGGCCGGAGGCTGCACCCGCTTGTGCGCAATTCGCAGATAAAGTGCTGAGAGCCCAGGAGCAGGTTAATGCTGTAGATTCGCTGCAAACCTTACTGGGAGTCGAGGGGCATGTGGCCCAGGCATGGTTCGCCCTGTTGGCGCAATATCTCCCGGAAGAGCTGCGCTTCACCGGTCGTAACCGCAGACCGCCCCGTGACCCGGTCAACTCCCTGCTCTCCCTCGGCTATACCCTGCTCCTTTCCGAGGTCCGCCAGGCTGTGCTGCGAGCTGGTTTTGATCCCTCGCTGGGCTTTCTTCATCAGGATTATCCGGGCCGGGAATCCCTGGCCCTGGACTTCAGCGAGCTGTTCCGTGCCGGGGTGGATCATTTTGTCCTGAATTGGCTTCATGACACGGCCTTGGATAAGGCACCATTTTATTACAGAAAAGATGAGGGCTGTCGCCTGAGCAAGACAACCCGCCCGCTCTTCTTTACGGCCTGGGCCGAATATCGCGAACAATGGCCGAGACCGGATCAGAGCGGAGAAGAGGAGGAGGATGAAGAACTGAGTACAACTCCGCTCAGAGAACTGCTCAACGGGCAGACGGCCCGGTTCGGAGCCTTTATGAAGCAACAAGGAGAAAAGAGAGGGCTGAACTATGACGACTCCCCTGCTTGA
- the cas2 gene encoding CRISPR-associated endonuclease Cas2 gives MDTTRQSKGKRGEAQWYLLAYDVRHEKRLRRLHYFCKKRGVSVQRSVFLLKADVIDLEEVVAGVLARVNDKEDDVRLYPVPYPGAVWTAGRQNDKLHGLYGGSVPKQTPSRAGRFFRRLFGGKERA, from the coding sequence ATGGATACGACACGGCAAAGCAAAGGAAAGCGAGGAGAGGCACAATGGTACCTGCTTGCCTATGATGTTCGGCATGAAAAAAGGCTGCGCAGGCTCCATTATTTCTGCAAGAAACGGGGAGTTTCTGTGCAGAGGTCGGTCTTTCTCTTGAAAGCCGATGTCATCGATTTGGAGGAGGTGGTGGCTGGGGTGCTGGCTCGGGTTAATGATAAGGAAGACGATGTACGCCTTTATCCTGTTCCTTATCCCGGTGCTGTCTGGACCGCTGGAAGGCAGAACGACAAATTGCACGGTCTGTATGGAGGGTCTGTTCCGAAACAAACGCCATCAAGAGCAGGGCGGTTTTTCCGTCGTCTGTTTGGCGGGAAAGAGAGGGCGTAG
- the cas2 gene encoding CRISPR-associated endonuclease Cas2 codes for MKRRAMVIAYDITDNKRRRKLFRVLKKWKLSAQYSVFECKLTQAEASELFLQLTDLLHEEQDMLLLAPLDGSRKARGLTKCSGIGFKVPILYMG; via the coding sequence ATGAAACGGAGAGCGATGGTGATTGCCTATGATATCACAGATAATAAACGTCGTCGCAAACTGTTCCGGGTTTTGAAGAAATGGAAGTTGTCGGCCCAGTACTCTGTTTTTGAGTGCAAGCTGACCCAGGCTGAGGCGTCGGAGCTGTTTCTTCAGCTTACTGACCTGCTTCATGAGGAACAGGATATGCTCCTGCTGGCTCCTTTGGACGGGAGCAGGAAGGCCCGTGGTTTGACCAAGTGTAGCGGTATCGGCTTCAAAGTGCCGATTTTGTATATGGGGTAG
- a CDS encoding HigA family addiction module antitoxin, which translates to MINTAYELISSIESAFNGRTAMHAKSKSLTTTERPAGRRLPRQRPPTHPGEMLAEEFIKPLGITRKEFARRLDVSYSSLIDILKERRSITPSTALRLSQVLGMSADFWLGLQQDWDLWHAMNSPEAKKISRLKPIATLAKINSV; encoded by the coding sequence ATGATCAATACAGCATACGAATTAATCAGCAGTATCGAATCTGCTTTCAATGGGAGAACAGCCATGCATGCGAAGTCGAAATCACTGACTACCACTGAAAGACCAGCCGGTCGGCGCCTGCCCCGGCAACGCCCTCCGACGCATCCCGGCGAGATGCTTGCCGAGGAGTTTATCAAACCCCTGGGTATAACAAGAAAAGAATTTGCTCGACGTTTGGATGTTTCATACTCTTCTCTTATTGATATCCTTAAGGAGCGACGTTCAATCACTCCATCCACTGCCCTTCGGCTATCTCAGGTGCTTGGTATGTCAGCGGACTTCTGGTTGGGACTCCAGCAGGATTGGGATCTTTGGCACGCCATGAACAGCCCGGAAGCAAAAAAGATTTCCCGTTTAAAACCCATTGCAACGCTTGCGAAAATAAATTCCGTGTAA
- a CDS encoding type II toxin-antitoxin system RelE/ParE family toxin — protein MIQSFKNAGTEDIFDGSASRAARKCCPKSIWPVARRKLDQINRIREIGELRIPPGNRLERLRGDRDDQYSIRINQQYRICFQWENSHACEVEITDYH, from the coding sequence ATGATACAGTCGTTCAAAAACGCGGGTACAGAAGATATTTTTGACGGCTCAGCATCCCGAGCTGCAAGAAAATGCTGTCCGAAGTCCATTTGGCCTGTGGCCCGTCGAAAGCTGGATCAAATCAACCGAATCAGAGAAATCGGTGAACTCAGGATTCCTCCTGGAAACCGCCTGGAACGCCTCAGAGGTGACCGGGATGATCAATACAGCATACGAATTAATCAGCAGTATCGAATCTGCTTTCAATGGGAGAACAGCCATGCATGCGAAGTCGAAATCACTGACTACCACTGA
- a CDS encoding type II toxin-antitoxin system RelE/ParE family toxin produces the protein MPKYSVDLHPDVYPELEYSRTWYERQATNLGIKFLNEVDQAIETVRDSPEIWPLLDKDSGIRRYIIHRFPYGLIYRVKETVIQVIAVMHLHRQPDYWRERV, from the coding sequence ATGCCAAAGTACAGCGTTGACCTGCACCCGGATGTCTATCCTGAGCTGGAATATTCTCGCACCTGGTACGAGAGGCAGGCGACCAATCTCGGAATAAAGTTTCTCAATGAGGTGGATCAGGCCATTGAGACAGTGAGGGACTCGCCTGAGATCTGGCCTTTGCTTGATAAAGACAGTGGTATCAGACGCTACATTATTCACCGATTCCCGTACGGACTCATCTATCGAGTCAAAGAAACTGTCATTCAGGTCATCGCAGTGATGCATCTGCACCGTCAACCGGATTACTGGCGAGAAAGAGTTTGA
- a CDS encoding addiction module protein, which translates to MMSITVAEKILDSALKRPEAERAHIAEALLASLEAPLDREIWHAWQKEIDRRLNDIDSGAVNCTPWEEVKKRLYRNAKVQR; encoded by the coding sequence ATGATGAGCATAACGGTTGCGGAGAAAATACTGGATAGTGCCCTTAAACGACCAGAAGCCGAACGAGCACACATAGCAGAGGCCCTGCTTGCCAGTCTTGAAGCTCCCCTAGATAGGGAAATTTGGCATGCGTGGCAAAAGGAGATTGACAGACGGTTGAACGATATTGACTCCGGTGCTGTTAACTGTACCCCGTGGGAGGAAGTCAAAAAACGCCTGTATCGAAATGCCAAAGTACAGCGTTGA
- the csm6 gene encoding CRISPR-associated ring nuclease Csm6 — MPQPHEYPRRILLAVIGMTPQILTETLYKLAVDSSPAFVPTEIHLISTAQGANSARNALLGVGGDKGEFHRFCEDYCLEGISFASGQVHTITGPDGPFVDDTESAEHNTMTADFITEQVRRFTEDNQAALHLSLAGGRKTMSYYAGYALSLYGRMQDRLSHVLVAKPFQENKNFFYPPPRPQRIAVNNTWYSTEESQIILSDIPFVRMRYQIPEALLTGSAGFQETVETIQRFSSPETIEIDIRRKQVRLNALEVRMGDADLALYLWMCERRKNGEPPFIPDEDAFVDEYIQVYARIVGEWSGRIERVEEVARGRDAAQQKEWFLQRKSKLKKAVVLVLGERAARPFLIQTVEVNGQAGYVVEMEPKDILIS, encoded by the coding sequence ATGCCGCAACCCCACGAATATCCCCGCCGCATCCTCCTTGCCGTCATCGGCATGACTCCACAAATCCTTACGGAAACCCTGTACAAACTGGCCGTGGACAGCAGCCCGGCCTTTGTGCCCACGGAAATCCACCTGATCAGCACGGCTCAAGGCGCAAACTCCGCCCGGAACGCCCTGCTCGGGGTCGGGGGCGACAAAGGGGAATTTCATCGTTTTTGTGAGGATTACTGCCTGGAAGGCATCTCCTTTGCATCCGGCCAGGTCCATACAATAACAGGCCCGGACGGACCTTTTGTTGATGATACTGAATCGGCGGAGCACAACACCATGACAGCGGATTTTATCACCGAGCAGGTCAGGCGCTTTACTGAAGACAATCAGGCTGCGCTCCACCTTTCCCTAGCCGGAGGTCGTAAAACCATGTCCTATTATGCGGGCTATGCCCTGAGCCTGTACGGACGGATGCAGGACCGCCTTTCCCATGTCCTGGTGGCGAAACCCTTTCAGGAAAACAAGAATTTTTTCTACCCTCCGCCCCGCCCCCAACGCATTGCGGTCAACAACACCTGGTATTCCACTGAGGAATCTCAAATCATCCTCTCCGATATTCCTTTTGTCCGGATGCGGTATCAGATCCCGGAAGCCCTGCTTACAGGCAGTGCCGGGTTTCAGGAGACTGTTGAAACTATTCAGCGTTTTTCCAGTCCTGAGACCATTGAAATTGATATTCGTCGCAAGCAGGTGCGGCTGAATGCTCTGGAGGTGCGCATGGGGGATGCGGATCTGGCCCTGTACCTCTGGATGTGCGAGCGCCGCAAAAACGGAGAACCGCCCTTTATCCCGGATGAAGACGCCTTTGTTGATGAATATATCCAGGTTTATGCCCGCATTGTCGGCGAATGGAGCGGACGGATTGAGCGGGTGGAGGAAGTGGCTCGGGGTCGAGATGCTGCTCAGCAGAAGGAATGGTTCCTTCAGCGAAAATCCAAGCTGAAAAAGGCTGTGGTGTTGGTGCTTGGGGAGCGGGCGGCCCGTCCTTTTCTTATTCAAACCGTGGAGGTTAACGGACAGGCAGGGTATGTTGTTGAAATGGAACCGAAGGATATATTGATTAGTTGA